Genomic DNA from Streptomyces sp. AM 2-1-1:
CCGGTCCAGCCGCCGTTTGACCACGGCCTCGGACTGGCCGCTCCTGCTCTGCAGTTCCGCCATCGGCGCCCGGCCGTCCCGGCGGAGCACCCCGATCAGCGCCTCGTCGACGGCGTCCAGTGCCACCGGGGTGGCGGGCGGTTCCCCGGGTTCGGGGCGCAGGGCCGCTTCCTGGGCGGGGCTCAGGGCGCTGATCTTGTTGAGATGGCTCAACGGGCCGCCGTAGAAGAGGTTCAGTACGCAGTGGGCGTGGACGGAGACGACGCGCGGGGTGCGCGGAGGCCGTCCCAGGAGCAGCTCGTCGCGCTCCTGCTGGGTGCGTGGCCGCATCGCGCACATGACCTCGGTGCCGCCGGACATGACGCCGATGTAGGAGGTGTCGGCGCGACGGGCGAGCGCCGTGGCGAGCGGCTCCGCGGCGTCGGGCGTGCAGCGCAGCCGGACGATCCAGCTCGGGCGGCCGAGCCTGGTCTCGTCCGTCATGCCGGTGACCCGCAGACCGGTGTCGCGGCGCAGCCGCAGGACCCGGCGGGCCACGGTCTTGTCCGAGACGCCGAGGACCTCGGCGATCCGCACGAAGGAGGCCCGGCCGTCGAGTTGGAGGGCCTGCATCACCTTCAGGTCCAGGGCGTCGGGCAGCGCCACCGTCCTTCTCCGATCCGTCGAATCCGTCCCACACGCCGTCCCGCCGTACGGGCGTGCTGCGGGGGTGTGTGTCCGGGGTGTGGGTCCGTCCCCACAGCATGCCTGCTCCCGGCGGACATGCTGTGGGGACGGATCGAGGGCGGCCCGCGAAGGCCGGTTCGACGGTGTCCTGGGGCGCTCGGCGGACCAGGTTCGGTCCTGCCGCGTCCCCGGTCGCGCCCCTCGGCCGCTGCCCCGGGGGCGGGCAGCGGCTCCGTCAGCGGCGGGAGCCGCCGGGCGTGTTGCCGGCCGCTGCCGGAGCCCCGCCGCGCGGTGGCTCGTCGCCGGCTGCCGGGGCGCCGCGGTCCGTGCTCGCCGCCACCTGGACGGAGGGGGCGGGCCGGCGGGGGCGCAGGGTGACGAGCGCGACCAGCGCGCCGCACAGCATGAGGACGGCCGAGACGAGGAGACAGAGGTGGAGGCCGTCCACGAAGGAGAGCGACAGCGCGTGCAGCGCACGCCCCGTGTCGGCGCCCAGCGGCATCCCTGCGACGGCTTCGAGGCCGTCGCGGTCGACGGCCCCGGTGATGCGTGCGCCGGTGGCCCCCGTCAGCCCCTGGTCGGCCAGGTGCGCGGGCAGCGCGCCCACGGCCTCCGTGGTGAGCAGGGCGCCGAGGATGGCGGGCCCGAGTGCGGCGCCCACCTGGCGGAAGGCGTTGTTCCCGGCCGCCGCCATGCCGGCCTGGTGGGGCGGTACGGATCCGACGGCCGTGGCGGTGATGCAGGGGAACGCGATACCGAGGCCGGTGCCGAGCAGGGCCAGCCGCCAGGCCAGCGAGCCGAAGGAGGTGTCGATGCCGATGGTGGTCAGCGTGCAGAGCGCCACGGTGGTGATCAGCAGCCCGCCGGTGATCAGGAAGCGGGCGGAGAGCCGCTGGGTGAGCCGGCCGAAGACGGCGCCCAACAGGATCGGCATGATCGTGACCATGAGCAGACGCAGGCCGGCCTCCAGGGTGGTGAGTTGTTGCACCATGCCGAAGTAGAGGCTGAGCACGAAGAAGAAACCGATGAGCCCCAGGAAGCTGATCATGACCACCAGGGTGGAGCCGGTGAACGCGGGGCTGCGGAAGATGCGCAGGTCCAGCATCGGGCTGTCGCTCCGGCGTTCCGCCAGGACGAAGACGATGCCGCCGGCCACCGCGAGCGCGAGGGCCACGAGGACCTGCGGCTCGGTGAAGGAGGAGGCGCCGCCCTCGATGACTCCGTAGACCAGCGCCGTGATGGCCACGGCGGCGGTGATCTGACCGGGCCAGTCGAGCTTGCGGGGGTACGGGGACCGGGACTCGTCGAGCAGTCGCGCGCCGGCGGCCATGGCGGCGAGGGAGAGCGGAATGGGCAGCAGGAAGATCCAGCGCCAGTCCGCGTGCGCGGTGATCGAGCCGGCGATCAGCGGACCGACGGCGAGCGCGCCCATGAGGCAGGTCGTCCACAGACCGATGAACTTCCCGCGTTCGCGGTGGTCGGGAACGACGTGGCTGATGAGGGCGAG
This window encodes:
- a CDS encoding AsnC family transcriptional regulator, whose protein sequence is MALPDALDLKVMQALQLDGRASFVRIAEVLGVSDKTVARRVLRLRRDTGLRVTGMTDETRLGRPSWIVRLRCTPDAAEPLATALARRADTSYIGVMSGGTEVMCAMRPRTQQERDELLLGRPPRTPRVVSVHAHCVLNLFYGGPLSHLNKISALSPAQEAALRPEPGEPPATPVALDAVDEALIGVLRRDGRAPMAELQSRSGQSEAVVKRRLDRLRGTGILYFDVEYDQEPLGHGTAAMLWLTVAPSALVTVGNALAAHPEVRFAAAVSGRENAVASVHCRDTPHLYTYLTDGIGALSGVQHVETALTLRQVRR
- a CDS encoding MFS transporter, which gives rise to MACTGVFVAYFPVTTVSVSLPVIQGALGASTSDLSWVSDAFVLPVAALILTAGVFGDVHGRKKVFQAGLALCAVGATVSLCAQSIAAVWVGQALSGAGAAALLPMTLALISHVVPDHRERGKFIGLWTTCLMGALAVGPLIAGSITAHADWRWIFLLPIPLSLAAMAAGARLLDESRSPYPRKLDWPGQITAAVAITALVYGVIEGGASSFTEPQVLVALALAVAGGIVFVLAERRSDSPMLDLRIFRSPAFTGSTLVVMISFLGLIGFFFVLSLYFGMVQQLTTLEAGLRLLMVTIMPILLGAVFGRLTQRLSARFLITGGLLITTVALCTLTTIGIDTSFGSLAWRLALLGTGLGIAFPCITATAVGSVPPHQAGMAAAGNNAFRQVGAALGPAILGALLTTEAVGALPAHLADQGLTGATGARITGAVDRDGLEAVAGMPLGADTGRALHALSLSFVDGLHLCLLVSAVLMLCGALVALVTLRPRRPAPSVQVAASTDRGAPAAGDEPPRGGAPAAAGNTPGGSRR